The Desulfobacteraceae bacterium genomic interval CCCCCGACGTTGGCGCAAAGCAGGATATTCCCAATCAGCCTGGCTGGGCTGTAAAAAGATCGCTGCAGACCTTCCACTGGTCGTCTTCGCGGGTCAGTGTCAGGACGTGCTCGACCTCGTGGGTTTCCCCCAGTGAAAAGAGCTTGGCCACATAGGCGAAGACCGGGTTGATGGCGGTTTTGCGCTCGGCGGTCAGGTGCACCTGGGCCGTTTCCTGGTCCATGGACAGGATTTGGGTCTCGACGTGGTAGAGCTGGCTTTTCAGAAAGCTGGGCTTGAAGCCGCGCTCGCGGGCCTCGACGTTTTTGCGGTGGAGGAAATCTTTGACCAGGGTGCTCTCGGCTTGCAGCTGCTGGCAGAGCATGATTTCCATGGCGGGGTCCAGGGCGTAGTAGGCCTTGCTGAATTCCCTCGCGACCCGGCCCGGTGTGGCCTTTTGATCCGCGTAGACAAAGAGAATCTGCAGAAAAACCGCCAACAGGATGGTGCCGCCGATTACCGTGAGACTGATGCCCTTCTTCATTGCTCTGTCCTCCTCGTGGATAGCCTTGCGGGTTGCCCGCCGGGCGGACCTGTCCCTGAAAAACGGGTTTTTGCATACCATGGAAGACCCGGCTTTACAAGCCTTTTTGCGTGTTTGAAACCGCCGCCGCGACCGGTCATCGGGCCGGTTCAAGCGCCTGTCCTGCGTCGCCCAAAAAAAACACCGGAGCACGGCACGCCTGGGGCGGCCGGCTCCGGTGGTTCAGTTGGCCATGGGGGCGGCTACTTGCGGGATTTGGCGAAGCCGATGCGGTTTAAGGCCTCCTCCATCTCGCTCAGGGTGGCGGGGTCATCGATGGTCGCCGGCGTTTTGAACTCCTTGTTGTCGGCGATTTTCTGGATGGTGCCGCGCAGGATTTTGCCCGAGCGGGTCTTGGGCAGGCGCTTGACCACCGTCGCGGTCTTGAAGGCGGCCACCGGCCCGATGCGGTCGCGCACCATCTGGACCACCTCTTTGATGATCTCCTCCTCCTTGCGGTCGACGCCGGCGTTGAGCACCAGGAACCCGATGGGGATCTGCCCCTTGAGGCTGTCCTCGACCCCCAGCACGGCGCACTCGGCGACATCCGGGTGGTCGGCCAGGACCTCCTCCATGGCGCCCGTGGAGAGGCGGTGGCCGGCGACGTTGATGATGTCGTCGGTGCGGGACATGACGTAGACGTAGTCGTCTTCGTCGATGAAGCCGGCGTCGGCGGTTTTGTAATAGCCCGGGAATTCCTCCAGGTAGGATTTGATGTAGCCGGCATCGTTGTTCCAGAGGGTCGGCAGGCTGCCCGGCGGCAGGGGCAGCTTGACCACCAGGGCGCCGATCTCGCCCGCGGGGACCTCCTCGTTTTCGGGATTGACCACCTTGACGTTCCAGCCCGGCACGGCCTTGGTGGGCGAGCCGTACTTGACTGGGAAGTGTTTCAGCCCCATGCAGTTGGCGGCGATCGCCCAGCCGGTTTCGGTCTGCCACCAGTGGTCGATGACCGGCACCTTGAGGTGGTTTTCCGACCACTGGAGCGTGTCGGGATCGGAGCGTTCGCCGGCGAGAAAAAGGGCCTTGAAACAGCTCAGATCGTAGTTCTTGATCAGCGCGCCTTTGGGGTCCTCGCGCTTGATGGCGCGGTAGGCCGTGGGGGCGGTGAACATGCTCTTGATCTTGTGCTGGCTGATGACCCGCCAGAAGACGCCGGCATCCGGGGTGCCCACCGGCTTGCCCTCGAAGAGGATCGTGGTGCAGCCCTTGAAAAGCGGCGCGTAGACGATGTAGGAGTGGCCCACCACCCAGCCGACATCGCTGGCCGCCCACCACACGTCGCCTTCATCGATGTTGTAGACCCCCTTCATGCTCCACTTGAGCGCCACCAGGTGGCCGCCGTTGTCGCGCACCACGCCCTTGGGTTGGCCGGTGGTGCCCGAGGTGTAAAGGATGTAGAGCGGGTCGGTGGCCGCGACCTGTACGCAGTCCTGGGGCTTGGCCTCGGCTGCGAGGCTCTGCCAGTCGAAGTCGCGGCCGGCGGTCAGTTCGGCAGTGGCCATCGGCCGCTGGAAGATCACGCAGGCATCGGGTTTGCTGTCGGCGATCTGGATGGCCTCGTCCAAAAGCGGCTTGTAGGCGATCACGCGCTTGCCTTCGATCCCGCAGGAGGCCGACACGATGACCTTGGGCTTGGCGTCGTTGATCCGGGTGGCCAGTTCCTTGGCCGCAAAACCGCCGAAGACCACCGAATGGACCGCCCCGATGCGGGCGCAGGCCAGCATCGCGATGGCCGCCTCGGGGATCATCGGCATGTAGATGATCACCCGGTCGCCCTTGACGACCCCGCGGCCGGCCAAAACGCCGGCGAAATTGGCGACCAGGTCCCTGAGCTGCGAATAGGTGAATTTCTTGATGGTGTCGGTCACCGGGCTGTCGTAGATCATGGCCAGGCGGTCGCCGTGGCCGCGTTCGATGTGATAATCCAGCGCGTTGTAGCAGGTGTTGGTGACGGCGCCGGTGAACCAGCGGTAGAACGGTTTGTTGGAGTCGTCGAGGACCTTGTCCCACTTCTTGTACCAGAAGCAGTCCTCGGCCGCCTCCGCCCAGAAGGCGTTGGGGTCGTTGATGGATTTTTCAAAGGTGGTCTGGTAAAGGTCGGTCATGTTTTCCCTCCTTCATCCCTCGAGTTAGTAAAAGGCCTTGTGGGCTTGGTGTGCAAAGCGGCACTTCCCCTCCGCCCGAAGCGGGGGCACCGCCCTCGTGTCAGCAACCGTCCGGTTTTTGGGCCTCTTCGGTCAACGGCCCGTCGTTTTCGGCCGCGGCCTCCGGTGCGTGTCTGAAATGAGGCTTGGAAAC includes:
- a CDS encoding propionyl-CoA synthetase — encoded protein: MTDLYQTTFEKSINDPNAFWAEAAEDCFWYKKWDKVLDDSNKPFYRWFTGAVTNTCYNALDYHIERGHGDRLAMIYDSPVTDTIKKFTYSQLRDLVANFAGVLAGRGVVKGDRVIIYMPMIPEAAIAMLACARIGAVHSVVFGGFAAKELATRINDAKPKVIVSASCGIEGKRVIAYKPLLDEAIQIADSKPDACVIFQRPMATAELTAGRDFDWQSLAAEAKPQDCVQVAATDPLYILYTSGTTGQPKGVVRDNGGHLVALKWSMKGVYNIDEGDVWWAASDVGWVVGHSYIVYAPLFKGCTTILFEGKPVGTPDAGVFWRVISQHKIKSMFTAPTAYRAIKREDPKGALIKNYDLSCFKALFLAGERSDPDTLQWSENHLKVPVIDHWWQTETGWAIAANCMGLKHFPVKYGSPTKAVPGWNVKVVNPENEEVPAGEIGALVVKLPLPPGSLPTLWNNDAGYIKSYLEEFPGYYKTADAGFIDEDDYVYVMSRTDDIINVAGHRLSTGAMEEVLADHPDVAECAVLGVEDSLKGQIPIGFLVLNAGVDRKEEEIIKEVVQMVRDRIGPVAAFKTATVVKRLPKTRSGKILRGTIQKIADNKEFKTPATIDDPATLSEMEEALNRIGFAKSRK